In the Desulfosporosinus acidiphilus SJ4 genome, GATTGCTTCGAATAGGGATCTTACCGATTCAAAGGTATTGAATGTCAGTGAGAGACTTGATGAGTTAATCAACGAGTTTTATTCGAGAAAAAAATGCGAGCTTAAAAATTAGAAGGCAGGAGTTAGTCTTAGGAATACTCGGATACCTAATCTCAGGGTAATACAGACTTTCAAAATTCTATTATCTTACTGAATTTTAAGGAGCATCTTTAGGAAAAATGCATCCCTTTATAGTTTCATATACGAAAACAGGCTCTGCGAATGAACTTCCGCTGAGCCTGTTTTCGTTAGATTATATTAAAGCCTATTTTATGCCAATCATTTATAACGCGATCTGCCGAATTCTGTTTTGTACATCTTCTTTAATCACGCCCCCATGGTAACAGATAACTGTTTGAATATCGTATTGAGCTAATTTCTTAACTGACTTTCTCGCTTCATCTAAATCATAAGTAGCCGATGGATTGGGGCCCGTTAACTCACCGTCATTAGCAGTAAGGGCATCTCCAGTGACCAACGTCTTACTTGATTTATGATATAAACAAATGTGACCTGGAGTATGTCCCGGTGTAAAGATAACAATTATCCCACCGCAGTCTGCAATCTCTTCTCCATCGTCAATAGTTCTGTCAACGTTTGCTTTTGGCGGGTTGGCAAATACCGCCTGCAAACGTTTTCGTTGTTCCTCCGGCAACGTTTCAAACGTTTTTGAGTTCTTGGCTGTTTCTGCTTTGATCAGTGGCTTATCACCTTGAATGTAAGGTTTCTCTGCCTTATGAGCCAATACTTCAATTTTCTGTTGTGACTTGACAAGGATCTCCGGCAAACTGCCAATGTGATCAATGTCCTGGTGGGTTATGATTACTTTATTTAATCTAGCGTAGGGAACTCCTGCTTTTTCAATGACTGCCCTAATTTGTTGTTCTAAACCTGGGAAACCTGCATCAACTAGTATTACAGATTTTTCATCCCAAAATAACGTGGGATAAATTGTTGTTTGGCGTCCCATCAAATTTACAGTGAGTTCTAGTGCTTCGACACCATTAGCTATTTTCATTCTAATCTGCCTCCATAGTTAACTCATTTGGATCTATAATAATGATTAACGAGAAAAGCTGCAAGGGGGACATTAAAAATGATCAACTATGAATCTCGCCATGTATCACTCGCCTGGCTAATTATCCTGGGTTTAACCGTAATTTTTGCGTTTTTATATCTTGTTTCTGCCCTCTTTCCTGCCCCAATCGATCCTTCCGTGGCCAAATATTTCTCCATAACTCTGGCTGAGAAAGCAAGAACTTACAATTATACTCCGCGTATTCTCTTTATAGTCAACTTTTGTTTACAAGTTGTTCTTTTATCCTGGCTGCTCTTTAGCTCGAAAGGGAGATCTCTCTTTCAGAGCATCCAGAAGTTCACTAAAAATTACTGGTTAGTTACTCTCCTTTCCGTCTTGGGTATATGGCTTATAAGCACCTTAATATCACTGCCCTTTACTTATTTTTCTGGATACTATTGGCAAAAAATCTGGGGGTTTAGTACCCAAAGTTCAGCAGCCTGGTGGATGGATTATTGGAAA is a window encoding:
- a CDS encoding MBL fold metallo-hydrolase, whose protein sequence is MKIANGVEALELTVNLMGRQTTIYPTLFWDEKSVILVDAGFPGLEQQIRAVIEKAGVPYARLNKVIITHQDIDHIGSLPEILVKSQQKIEVLAHKAEKPYIQGDKPLIKAETAKNSKTFETLPEEQRKRLQAVFANPPKANVDRTIDDGEEIADCGGIIVIFTPGHTPGHICLYHKSSKTLVTGDALTANDGELTGPNPSATYDLDEARKSVKKLAQYDIQTVICYHGGVIKEDVQNRIRQIAL
- a CDS encoding aspartyl-phosphate phosphatase Spo0E family protein, which translates into the protein MLQLKVSVIIRIEELRLQMHKIASNRDLTDSKVLNVSERLDELINEFYSRKKCELKN